One segment of Lycium ferocissimum isolate CSIRO_LF1 unplaced genomic scaffold, AGI_CSIRO_Lferr_CH_V1 ctg10242, whole genome shotgun sequence DNA contains the following:
- the LOC132041455 gene encoding uncharacterized protein LOC132041455, whose protein sequence is MIQHPDSRYIDPVKVKIRDQPAHCAFVEAETDGKPWYVDIKMFLEKGEYPEGITINQKKTIRKLANSFFLNKNVLYKRTLNLGLLRCVDSIETTGLIEEVHAGTDGPHMNGFMLVKKNVKNKLLLETIENDYSKFRPEIPQVSNSWRLDKGSSDIIECYDVALAICCLGHGCHRIVGPTASNKHLFILVAIDYFTKSVEAVSYASVTKKVVAHFVRNIICQFDMLESIIIDNGANLNSHLMKEMCAQFRITHQNSTAYRPQMNGVMEAANKNNKKILRKMIDNYKDWYKQLPHALLGYRTTASTSTGSTPYLLVYGTEAVIPAKVEIPSLRIVHETELDGAEWIRKTYE, encoded by the coding sequence ATGATTCAGCATCCCGACAGTAGATACATTGATCCTGTCAAAGTTAAAATCAGAGATCAACCAGCTCACTGTGCTTTTGTAGAAGCAGAGACTGATGGAAAACCTTGGTACGTTGACATTAAAATGTTCTTGGAGAAAGGAGAATATCCTGAAGGAATCACCATCAATCAGAAGAAGACCATCAGGAAATTGGCGAATAGTTTCTTTCTCAACAAGAATGTTCTGTACAAAAGAACCCTGAatttgggattgcttagatGCGTTGACTCCATCGAAACCACAGGATTGATTGAAGAAGTGCACGCTGGAACTGACGGGCCTCACATGAATGGGTTCATGCTAGTAAAGAAAAATGTTAAGAATAAGTTATTattggagaccatagagaaCGATTATAGCAAATTTCGTCCAGAAATACCACAAGTGTCAAATTCATGGAGACTTGATAAAGGTTCCTCTGACATAATTGAATGCTATGACGTCGCCTTGGCCATTTGCtgcttggggcatggatgtcatAGGATAGTTGGGCCAACTGCATCAAACAAACACCTTTTCATTTTAGTCgccatagactacttcaccaagtCGGTGGAAGCAGTATCTTATGCATCAGTAACAAAGAAAGTAGTAGCACATTTTGTGCGCAACATCATATGCCAATTCGACATGCTAGAATCAATCATAATAGACAATGGGGCTAATCTGAATAGCCACTTAATGAAAGAAATGTGTGCGCAATTCCGAATCACTCACCAAAATTCGACCGCATACCGACCGCAAATGAATGGGGTTATGGAAGCCgcaaacaaaaacaataaaaagatCCTCAGAAAGATGATTGATAACTACAAAGACTGGTATAAACAACTACCTCATGCATTACTGGGATATCGTACTACGGCCAGTACTTCAACTGGGTCCACCCCGTACCTGTTAGTGTATGGCACTGAAGCAGTAATACCAGCCAAAGTAGAAATCCCTTCACTTCGAATTGTACATGAAACTGAGTTAGACGGTGCAGAATGGATCCGCAAGACGTATGAATAA